The genomic interval ATATCGAATACATCGCAAATAGAATATGAGGATTTTGTACGGGATAATAAAACCCAAGATGCCGTAATGAGGAACATTGAAATTTTAGGGGAAGCTTCTAAATTACTATCAGACGAAATAAAGAAAATATCCGGAAATTCCTTGGAAGGAAATTGCAGGCACAAGAGACAAATTGATTCATGATTATTTTGGTGTAAATATTGATATTGTGTGGAATATAGTAAAAAATGAAATACCGCTTCTATCAAAAGAATTAAATGAATAAAGAGCTGATTTGCGACGAATTGAAGCTATACATGTTTAAATTTAAACGAATCTTTAAAGAATTTATTTCCTAATTTTATTACTTCAGAGAATAATTTTCCCCTAATTTCCCCAAACTCCCACTTGAATTCCACTCCCTATTCCTTTATTTTAAGGCATGCCCAATAATCACTCTCCGCAATTTGCGCAAATTGTTTACGCGCTTCCGGTTGACCAGGAATTCACCTATGAAATTCCTGAACAATTTGAAGAGTTTCTTTGTCCGGGTTATCGTGTAATTGCGCCTTTTGGCAAGCGAACCTTAACTGGTTATGTGGTTAAACTAGCAAGCGAAACGAAGTTGGAAAAACTCAAAAAGATTGAGGATGTGCTGGATCCGTTTCCACTATTCTCACAGGAAATGCTCGCCCTGACCCAATGGATCGCGGAATATTATTTTGCATCCTGGGGGGAGGTGTTGGAAGCTGCACTTCCTGCAGGTATCAATAAGCAAAGCCATCGCCAGGTTGAGCTGGTGGAAAATCTAGATATGGAGAGTATTTACAAATTGGAACATCTCACGGAAAAACAGAAAGTAATTTTGGATTTATTGAATCGTGTTGGCAGCCAAAGAGTCAATCAATTGGAGAAAAAGCTAGGGAAAAGCAAGTTTAACTATTCTCTCAATAAGCTGGAAAAAGAAGGTTTGATCTCGATAGAAAACAAACTCTATTCATCCAGGATAAATGTGCAATATATCAAGCATTTTCAAATTGCCGAGAGCTTTAACGGAAACGACGACTTTGAAAAAAAAATCAAGGAATTGGAGAAGAGGTCACCGGTTCAGGTGAAAATATTAAAAGAATTAGCCGGGCAACCTGCAGGTATGCCACAATCCGAATTGTTGAAAGCCACGCAATCCGCCAGTTCTGCGATAAGAGCTTTATTGAAAAAAGGATTAATTTCCGAAGAGAAACGGGAAATTTTCCGCGATGAGAGCATCCAATATGAATTAAGGGAGAACGATGTTGTTCATCTGAATGCAGACCAGGTTTCGGTGATGAAACAGCTCAATGGCTACATCGAAAGCAGCTCATTTGTCCCTACGCTACTTCATGGTGTGACCGGCAGCGGCAAAACACAAATCTATATTGAAACTTTGAAGCAGGTACGCAAAAAAGGAAAAGATGCCATCGTCCTGGTTCCTGAAATTTCTCTGACTCCCCAGACTGTAAGCAGCTTCAAGACTCACTTTGGCAATGATGTGGCTGTTTTGCACAGCCGCATGTCTGGTGGCGAGCGCTATGACTCGTGGCGAAAAATTCAATCCGGCAAGGTTAATATTGTGATTGGTGCACGCTCGGCAATTCTGGCACCATTGCAAAACATCGGCCTCATTGTGGTTGATGAAGAGCATGAATCCTCATACAAACAGAACGATCCATCGCCCAGGTATCACGCCAGGGATGTAGCCTTGGTGCGGGGTAAAATGAACAATGCATTGGTTATCCTTGGTTCCGCAACTCCCGG from candidate division KSB1 bacterium carries:
- the priA gene encoding primosomal protein N', which translates into the protein MPNNHSPQFAQIVYALPVDQEFTYEIPEQFEEFLCPGYRVIAPFGKRTLTGYVVKLASETKLEKLKKIEDVLDPFPLFSQEMLALTQWIAEYYFASWGEVLEAALPAGINKQSHRQVELVENLDMESIYKLEHLTEKQKVILDLLNRVGSQRVNQLEKKLGKSKFNYSLNKLEKEGLISIENKLYSSRINVQYIKHFQIAESFNGNDDFEKKIKELEKRSPVQVKILKELAGQPAGMPQSELLKATQSASSAIRALLKKGLISEEKREIFRDESIQYELRENDVVHLNADQVSVMKQLNGYIESSSFVPTLLHGVTGSGKTQIYIETLKQVRKKGKDAIVLVPEISLTPQTVSSFKTHFGNDVAVLHSRMSGGERYDSWRKIQSGKVNIVIGARSAILAPLQNIGLIVVDEEHESSYKQNDPSPRYHARDVALVRGKMNNALVILGSATPGIESFYNAKTRKYRLLQLPNRVEELPLPKVEIVDMKEELHKNRGKSALVFSERLLLKIEEKIELGEQIILLQNRRGFSTFILCRDCGHVENCKNCNITLTYHLRQHLLLCHYCDYQKQAPKICPQCQGLEMAYRGAGTQRVEEELKQYFPKIRVIRMDMDTTSRKGSHHRIIQDFRNGKYDVLLGTQMVAKGLDFPKVTLVGVISADTTLMLPDFRSSERAFQLFTQVAGRSGRKGKQGEVIIQTYDPRNHSIIFAQKHDYLRFFAKEIRERQELYYPPYSRLISIEFRGKKEHQVDQVANEFAKSIPPAKFFRLLGPAPAPLSKLKNEFRYQVLLKYDKEQDPNGSRIRQQILPTMKKFSQGNRQSVKIALDIDPVDLF